From Primulina huaijiensis isolate GDHJ02 chromosome 15, ASM1229523v2, whole genome shotgun sequence, one genomic window encodes:
- the LOC140958353 gene encoding transcription factor ICE1-like — MLSRVNSMVWVEADKEEKQTASWAQNSNGGFENKPDMEMGSLSTFKSILEVENDEWYTTNDAAAGHATMHDISYPAAFLEAADNNQLLLNAVNSSASCSPTSASVFNNLDPSHNHPLNYYLHPKSLIPNNHPLEGSFDSGCEGVYLEHALNRSCGIMGGGFGNLGAQSQMGTLNLSSNVQFAANNLLHLPQGSSGVGIGFGEGSMQGNTLLLNRSKILGTLGNFAPSRAQPTLFQKRAALRKNLGDNSGCNLGSLNLGGSINQFRTSAINVEEYDKKWDFSEKKRKSSSGDDVEDVSIGGSDLNYDSDDQLWENTRTNKLEDGSKNGGNSSHANSTVTVGDQKGKKKGMPAKNLMAERRRRKKLNDRLYMLRSVVPKISKMDRASILGDAIEYLKELLQKINDLHNELESIPGSSSMAPSTSFYPLTPTTPCLPTHIKEELCPSAFASPLSSPTGQPARVEVRLREGRAVNIHMFCGRRPGLLLSTMRAMDNLGLDIQQAVISCFNGFALDVFRAEQCKEGQDLHPDQIKAVLLESAGFHGVV; from the exons ATGTTGTCTAGAGTTAACAGCATGGTTTGGGTTGAAGCTGACAAAGAGGAGAAGCAAACAGCTTCATGGGCTCAAAACAGCAATGGCGGATTTGAAAATAAGCCAGATATGGAAATGGGTTCGCTTTCTACATTCAAATCCATACTTGAAGTTGAGAATGATGAATGGTACACTACAAACGACGCCGCCGCCGGCCATGCCACCATGCATGACATTTCATATCCGGCGGCTTTCCTCGAAGCTGCTGATAACAATCAGCTACTCTTGAATGCAGTTAATTCTTCTGCGTCATGTTCGCCAACGTCAGCTTCTGTATTCAACAATCTTGACCCGTCCCATAACCACCCCTTGAACTACTATTTGCATCCGAAATCTTTGATACCCAACAACCACCCTTTAGAGGGAAGCTTTGATTCAGGTTGTGAGGGTGTGTATCTTGAACATGCTTTGAATAGAAGCTGTGGAATTATGGGAGGCGGGTTCGGTAATTTGGGGGCTCAATCTCAAATGGGTACTCTCAATTTGAGCTCTAATGTTCAATTTGCAGCTAATAATTTACTTCATTTACCGCAAGGGAGCAGTGGTGTTGGGATTGGATTTGGGGAGGGTTCAATGCAGGGGAATACTCTGTTACTTAACAGGTCCAAGATTCTTGGAACCCTCGGTAATTTTGCCCCAAGTAGAGCACAGCCAACACTCTTTCAAAAGAGGGCTGCCCTTAGGAAGAATCTTGGCGATAACAGTGGCTGCAATTTAGGTTCCTTGAACTTGGGTGGTAGTATAAATCAATTTCGAACTAGTGCTATTAATGTGGAGGAATATGATAAGAAGTGGGATTTTagtgaaaagaaaaggaaaagtaGTAGCGGGGATGATGTTGAGGATGTTAGCATTGGTGGTTCTGATTTGAACTATGATTCTGATGATCAACTGTGGGAGAATACACGTACGAATAAGCTCGAAGATGGTTCCAAAAATGGCGGAAATAGCTCGCATGCGAATAGCACAGTCACGGTTGGGGATCAAAAGGGCAAGAAAAAAGGGATGCCTGCAAAGAATTTGATGGCCGAAAGGCGCCGTCGGAAGAAGCTTAATGATAGGCTTTACATGTTAAGGTCTGTTGTGCCAAAGATAAGCAAG ATGGACAGGGCTTCGATACTTGGGGATGCAATCGAATACTTGAAGGAACTTTTGCAAAAGATAAATGATCTCCATAATGAACTTGAGTCCATCCCTGGTAGCTCTTCAATGGCACCATCAACTAGCTTCTACCCTTTGACGCCTACGACTCCCTGCCTTCCCACCCATATTAAGGAGGAACTTTGCCCGAGTGCATTTGCTAGTCCGCTTTCCAGCCCAACGGGACAACCAGCAAGG GTTGAGGTTAGGCTAAGAGAAGGGAGAGCTGTGAACATCCATATGTTCTGTGGCCGCAGGCCCGGCCTTCTCCTCTCAACTATGAGGGCCATGGACAATCTTGGGCTCGACATTCAGCAAGCTGTTATTAGCTGCTTCAATGGGTTTGCGTTGGATGTTTTTCGAGCTGAG CAATGCAAAGAAGGCCAAGACCTGCATCCGGATCAAATCAAGGCCGTGCTTTTGGAGTCGGCTGGCTTTCATGGGGTGGTGTGA
- the LOC140958973 gene encoding uncharacterized protein has product MSRSPSFSVKSELASEVDEKALHRWVVAFCIIRFDLEQGQLIEECYPPGCLTLNEELQVAFSSFPDSVSQNLNRSSIHDCFFFFRVRRHEKPPVSNIGPSKTNEVDNNLIFQGPLYADSQKGKNHYNSRYLYGYVFNRQRHDERLKRGGEQKSVVILSHSPYSCVFRPLLQIMGPLYFDIGKKALAHIASCVSMWPTPVPGNLMVLPIGNALLKVNLPPSHSLPSDSGIFEDSASSLAPLLPSNLSVPQGLFHDSDLFGTFRGLLMHLWKLWEVLLIGEPILIIAPTPPQCCEAVAGLVSLVAPLLFSVDFRPYFTIHDSEFSILNSLPQGAAFPPMVLGVTNLFFLKALRNVPHIVSVGTPVSHSSRLNIDSRASNGGISAQEERLNFRNLSVRKFTAANFLNAVKLKRDGPLCLMTEHKEAVWSNYASVTKPDTSILNRLVDAGLSPRVEESMSVVNNDILRRHFLELTTNFLAPFGPYFRANTPSEGSSPYADPPSLPSFSTEEFLSTLSERGPGKFLLKRMRSNWLDLYRRFLKGHNFLPWFRRKRAVAEQEQYKMWRQARIKSNINQLIARMSELEIVDFFNAIERNLHGEMLHGKTNEDTEDVCMKLKKDLQIVFKVLPKDLQQLLIMNPCRASLLRESLDCSDLPGHPVPTGVDVSSAEFQ; this is encoded by the exons ATGAGCCGGTCGCCGTCATTTTCTGTGAAGTCGGAACTTGCATCAGAAGTTGATGAAAAAGCTTTGCATCGATGGGTAGTTGCTTTTTGTATCATTAGGTTTGATCTTGAGCAGGGGCAGCTCATTGAGGAGTGTTATCCGCCTGGCTGTCTTACCCTAAATGAGGAGCTTCAAGTTGCTTTTAGTTCGTTCCCAGATTCAGTTTCACAAAACCTTAACCGATCAAGTATTCATGattgtttcttcttcttccgCGTAAGGAGGCATGAAAAACCTCCAGTTTCAAACATTGGTCCATCAAAGACTAATGAAGTAGATAATAACTTAATATTTCAAGGGCCATTGTATGCGGATTCGCAAAAGGGTAAAAATCACTATAACTCAAGATACCTGTATGGTTATGTGTTTAATAGGCAGAGACATGATGAGAGGCTAAAGCGGGGAGGTGAACAAAAATCTGTTGTTATTCTTTCTCACAGTCCATACTCTTGTGTGTTTAGGCCTTTGCTACAAATTATGGGGCCTTTGTACTTTGATATTGGAAAGAAAGCACTGGCTCACATTGCTAGTTGTGTATCAATGTGGCCTACTCCTGTACCTGGTAATCTCATGGTGCTTCCTATTGGGAATGCGTTACTGAAAGTGAACCTTCCTCCTTCTCACAGTTTGCCATCAGATAGTGGGATTTTTGAAGACTCTGCGTCCTCACTGGCCCCCCTTCTCCCTTCAAATCTATCAGTGCCACAGGGTTTATTTCATGACTCCGATCTTTTTGGAACATTCCGGGGACTCTTGATGCATCTTTGGAAGCTCTGGGAAGTGTTACTCATTGGGGAACCCATTTTAATCATAGCACCGACCCCTCCCCAGTGCTGTGAAGCAGTTGCTGGTCTAGTTAGTTTGGTTGCCCCATTACTTTTCAGTGTTGACTTCAGGCCTTACTTTACAATACACGACTCTGAATTTTCCATTTTGAACTCTCTCCCACAGGGGGCCGCTTTTCCTCCAATGGTTTTAGGTGTCACAAACCTCTTTTTCTTAAAAGCACTGCGTAATGTGCCTCACATAGTTTCAGTTGGAACTCCTGTTTCACATTCTAGTCGTCTTAACATTGATTCAAGGGCTTCAAACGGGGGAATCTCTGCTCAAGAAGAACGATTGAACTTCCGAAATCTTTCGGTAAGGAAGTTTACTGCTGCAAACTTCTTGAATGCAGTAAAGTTGAAAAGAGATGGTCCTTTGTGTCTAATGACAGAACACAAAGAAGCTGTATGGTCGAATTATGCTTCAGTGACAAAGCCAGATACCTCTATCTTGAATAGACTTGTTGATGCTGGATTATCTCCAAGGGTTGAGGAGTCGATGTCAGTTGTTAACAATGATATATTACGCCGCCATTTTTTGGAGCTGACCACAAACTTTTTGGCCCCTTTTGGTCCATATTTCAGAGCAAATACTCCTTCTGAAGGTTCATCTCCATATGCTGATCCACCTTCTCTACCGTCTTTCAGTACTGAGGAATTCTTATCAACTTTGTCAGAAAGAGGTCCTGGGAAGTTTCTACTGAAGAGAATGAGGTCAAATTGGCTAGATCTTTACAG GCGTTTCTTGAAAGGACACAACTTTCTGCCATGGTTCCGTAGAAAACGTGCTGTTGCTGAGCAAGAACAGTATAAAATGTGGAGACAAGCTAGAATTAAGAGCAACATAAACCAGTTGATAGCTCGGATGTCAGAATTGGAAATTGTTGATTTCTTCAATGCGATTGAGAGAAACCTCCATGGAGAAATGCTG CATGGAAAAACAAATGAAGATACTGAAGATGTTTGCATGAAATTGAAGAAAGATCTGCAAATTGTATTTAAAGTTCTTCCAAAGGACTTGCAGCAACTTCTTATTATGAACCCCTGCAGGGCATCTCTTTTACGAGAAAGCCTCGACTGCTCAGATCTTCCCGGGCATCCTGTTCCAACAGGTGTTGATGTATCTTCTGCTGAATTTCAATGA